Sequence from the Helianthus annuus cultivar XRQ/B chromosome 13, HanXRQr2.0-SUNRISE, whole genome shotgun sequence genome:
AGACTGGTGGGGCGGACTTCTTGGGTTTTGTGGCAATGGTTTTATACAAGAAACGGTATTTAAAAATCTAAACATACGaactatatatgtttttttttaatattttaaaattagTTTTGCCCTTTAATTTCCAGCACATAAATGCATGGTGTAACAAGCTAATGTATTTACGGGAAACTCAAAGCGAGACACGGCCATGCCAGTCTAATGATTATCGTTGGACAATTATGCCCCCTCATTTTTTCAACATGGTAGTTGAACAGAAGCATGATGCTTACAGCTATGCAGATGGGTCTAGACAAAAATTTCCTGCATTTTGGAATGTGGATACGGTAAAAgttgtttattattttattaatttcatCCAAAAATAATTTGATCCGGCCATTTAAATATCGACATTTTGTAGGTCTACATGCCAGTTTCACACAAGGATCAACACTGGTTAATCTTACAGATAAACATGTTGTCACTAAAAGTTAAAGTTTATTTCCCAAATAATTGTAATGTAATGCATTGTGGAGAGTCGTTTTGCATACATAAAAAAATACATCAAATTCTACTTGAATTTGAGTCTCCATTCTTATGGTTTTTGGGTCGCATATCGTACTGGCAACGTTCTGGAATAAACGAGACAGATACCTTGGAGTGTGCGGGGGATGATGTGTGGCCAGATAACGGGGATCATACAGGTCGAAATTCAGGTGTAATTATTTGTATGTTAATGGAAAAACTTGTTCAAAACTTTGCATTGACATGGGAAGAGGAAAATCTACAGGATGCTTGTGTCAGATACAGACGGTACATGGCGGATGAACTCTACGCTGGCCGATTCACACCAAAAAAAACTGATGTTTGTATCTATGCATGTTAAAATAATTCAacttaaaatataaatatatttttcaagtacAAGGATTTCAACAGAATGTTGTGCataaaaaaaaattccaaaatacTACACTAAAACTAAAAATCTCCCAAATTATAAGACGGAAAATAATTATCAGACGGATTATTTCCTGGGTCTTCGTGAGCAACGGTTTCCTTGCCTTTACGCGAACGTTGTTGCGATGGGATTGGGGCTGAACAAACATCACGATGGTGTCCATGTGACTTACACCTACCACAATATAGAGGCGTGGGTTCTTCCCCTCGAGACAAGATTCTGTTGTTTGCTCGCGGACGGCCCGACTGACGTTTTGTCATATGCGGGGGGCGAACATTTATTGTCAcaaccccaaaatccacctgcggataacacccgcttcgagggcgtgactgaccaggatccagccaccaattatactgagcatttaagaaatatttaatatccgtaGTAATTAGCAATATCAGAGTTTAggttcggtaattagtttaacaaaacagcggaagcataaaccaaaatagttttaaagacagttcgttgttcaaaacagttatcccaacacacgggtttgacgaacactacacatccccaagcagcagctcctgaatcattggttacctgcaaagcatgcagtaaggggtcaacaataatgctgagtgagttcactagttgtccagttttaattaccaaaaacttgtttcaccggttaatttatccgtttatacatgccctggggagctaccccaaaagttagcgactaaactgttttttttttttttttccaataccgaacactaggtaaccgttgcgtatccgcaggatgccccgatgtcaatgttctatcatcattgacggatttctgagtctattagttcacgcccgtcccaaaccagggcacggtgtgaggctggtaaacacctaaatagcgctatcaactaataacccgttcgcctaacccggcgactaatcggtatttgtagtagggacttgagtgatagagtttcgtttagtgccgttagttgcaatccgtataaacagtaattaaccaaaaggtttcccaatacccgggaaggaaaagtaagttgtgttcccaataaccagggaaagtatgtaaatggtatccccttttaccaggggataggattgtccaaaaggtttcccaataccagggaaggaaaagtaagttttgttcccaataaccagggaaagtatgtaaatggtatccccttttaccaggggatagggttgttagtctcgtgtcccaaaccaccgggacgcatgcttttaagttgtgaactcaccttgggttgctcggtaggtttaggttactcggtcaaacacgctggtcaccatgtcctaacatggttaccggtataggtcagatacaagtattcacgtaaaacacatactggcacgtaacatgcatacaagtaaacagtcatggggttattgggccggcctaaacaattaagcagtcaacagtaacacataacccagtcaacagatagcccataacacataatggcccaataaccaaagtggacagcccactcgcaaccagctggtctcgagtcgcaaccaggtggtttcgggttgtcatgctatggttgcgagtcgcaacggtgtggttgcgagtcgtaagctgtccctttcacgtacacgtgatgatgcagatctAACAGTCCAATATGTACTATgcaatcagacccagattaggaaacagccaataaggttccactaacatttttcctaaactgaccagcaatgaaaatagatcaaactttgccatttttacatcttcaagtcatattcaaacaagttcatcttatgttcatcattttctagggttttcatatcaacataatcatatatttatgaaccaaaatcacatgttttagcaagatcaacatgcaaaacatacattatatatccgaatcttaagtttaacatcattatttgcaaggaataaagaagcatagtatggttagtcataatcattcttgaactaccatttgttagtcatttaaacatgttatcaagctttgttcacaagggttttcacatatagtcaagttccacaaatcatcctaaaaattatacaaaaactactacccaagcatttctagttcatataacaaacataaatctcatgcacatagtaacaacactaaccggttgtgaagaaggaggatgagccgaaagaaaggaagaaaatgagagaaggtgaagtgtccgagttagtggtcttgaccgagtccttgtccgggatccttgcttgaaccgaaaattgaaagggattggggtgtgttgttgagggtttctagttgagagaaaaatagtagaagtgtgtttgtgtgttgtgtatgaaatgagggaaagtggggaaagatggggtatatataccaagggatgtttcgggttgggcttggggtttcggcccaaaccggttacggcccaaaggcccactcgcaaccgcccggttgcgagtcatggtcacaaatcactcgagacctcatggtctcgagtcgggttccttgttctcgggttgggttttcggctcacatataacacatacatatatacataccaatgcacacataacaaagcacatatcacataaagattcacgttatcattaagtttagtcagtcactagtcacataatgtacaaACAAGTTATATCACGACACAACGAAAAGTTCTAgttttcgggttgtcacatcatccccaagttgaaagaaatttcgtcccgaaatttgatggcactcactgaggaagctagtcaagttgtaaggttttcccggttatcctggggtgtcacatccaccccccgttgatctggaatttcgtcccgaaattccgtagcttcagcctcagtagcgtttgtactgttctcaaacagttggggatatttttgtttcatccgatcttcgcgctcccaggtgaactctgggccgcgacgtgagttacaacggactcgaacaagaggtattctagtgctcttgaggaccttaacatcccggtctgtgatttcgacaggttcttcgacgaatttcaactgttcgtcgatcgtgagttccttcagaggaactacgtgcgtctcatctgacagacacttcttcagattcgacacatggaaaacgtggtgaactgcaccgagttctgctggtaagttcagtctgtaggccaccttgcctattttctcaaggatttcgaaaggtccaacgtaccgtgggttgagtttgtcTCGTTTACCAacacgaaccacacccttccagggtgaaactttgagtgatacccgctccccaacctggagctcaagtggtttcctgcccttatcggcgtaggccttctgacggtcacgagcggccgccatgcgttgtcgtatttgagcaatccgctcagtagtgtctaccacatgttctggaccagtgatttgactatcccccacctctgcccaacaaagaggtgaccggcatttacgtccgtacaatgcctcaaacggagcagctttaatgctggtgtggtagctgttattatacgagaattccacgagtggcagatgcctttcccggctgttgccaaagtcgtttacacaagcgcgaagcatgtcttctaatgtttgaatagCGCGTTCGGATTGCctgtccgtctgtgggtgatatgctgtgctcataactaaacgtgagccaaaagacttgtgcattgcttgtcacagttccgaagtaaaacgtgcatctcgatcagagatgatagaggtgggcaccccgtgcctcgaaaccacttccttgaggtatatcttcgccagagtggagaattcaTCTGTTGTCTtcgattgccaagaagtgtgcggatttcgtgagtcgatccacgatcacccagatagtgtcgtttccgcgctgtgatctaggtaggccagtaacgaaatccatggaaatttactcccatttccattgtggtatctctggttgttggagtaggcctgagggtttctgatattccgtcttgactcgcgcacaagtcaaacacttgctgacgtaagttgctatgtgggccttcatgctaggccaccaatacgtagtcttaatatcgtggtacatcttgtccgaaccagggtgtactgagtagcgagatttgtgcgcttcattcatcgcaagttctcgtaagtcgccatagagtgggacctaaatgcgtcctgttacataataagcaccgtcttccttctgttctaagtgttgccttgacccgcgtagggcttcagctctaacgttctctggtttcagtgcttctatctgagcagctcgtaattgcgaaggtagactagaatggatcgtgagttgtaaagctcttacgcgcttaggcgtagtgtccttccgactgaggtcgtctgccactacattggccttgcccgggtgacacctggcactcgtaatcattcagcagtccgacccatcgtcgctgtcgcatatttagttccttctgcttgaatatgtgttctaaacttccgtggtcggtgtagatggcgtacttggttccgtataggtaatgccgtcataacttaagtgcgaagatcactgctcccagttccaaatcaagcgttgtgtagttcctttcgtgcgtcctaagttgtcgagaggcgtaagcaataaccttctcgcgttgcatccgtgtgtaactgggatcctgattcgaagcatcatggtataccgctagatcacccgtaccctagggtgaagacgatgctcagtgcattgcaaagttgggattcgaaagctgaaaagacgtcctcctgtctTGGTCTTTCACGAACGCAACACCCTGATGTGCCAACGAGACTTAAGCtgtgcgaccttcgaaaatcttgtgattaagctgcgatagtatctagtgggaccaagaaactcctgtatcctcgaagggatctttgatgttgatcagttcctaacaaaatggatcttagcgagatccatgtgtattcccacttcgttgtttgataaaaagaaaacgtgtacttcccgaatcctgaagtcatacttaggtagacttcgcacgtaGACGCTCCTCCCCTAGAAGCTCTACAATGGAATACAAGTGTTGTTCAAGGTGCCCCTTTCTCCTAGAAGTGATTCAAAACGTACTAGATAAACACAGTTGCAGTGTGATCCATAAAGCAGCTGGTGGGTTGTTCACCCCAAAAGGTCATGGAATGATTCATCCGGTGTTTCCTGGAAATGGCCTTATTGCGTTCGctatgccgttttaggaacatcctccatttggacttccatctgatgttagTTCGTTCGCTACTCAATCTTCACATAGGAGCATGACCCATGTAACTGGTCAACAGGTTGCCAATACGGGATCGAGACAAACGGTTATgggctgtcaccttgatgagttcttaatagtcagtatacacacgaaaaggcccatcttccctaggataagtggggctcccccaaagcgaagaactagaccctacaaaactcctgtccaacggttcctatagttgctttgatagatcttgcgaccttcctggcgcaaaatggtaaaggtacaagtaatcagggctgcctcagacgtgagatcaaactgagattccgcctaacaaattttcagaagaaaaactgaatgttcctcggatagcacgccgagagaaacaacgaacaactggtggatcctcgatccacttttccttagccttaacatccgtagcggttgctaacacagcggagtaatctctccgtagacacttctggcctcCACAGCTGAGATGGCGCTAACTATTGAACtactctgatgctttagaacaattgccgattctccacacaaagttttctcctcaccGGGTATATTCGCGCGATTCCTGGGTAACCAATTTACACTAACTACTGCGTTGAAACCATCGAGTgtggtagaaggaaggtcgacattggacactcgtcccacaaggtcgtgtttacatcctaacgaacttttgagattctattgacttgccatcagtcgattccACATCTGGTTCGGTTTCAGGAAGTATCAGGGTTAAGCAGAATAGAGATGAAGCAAACAActacccatacaagctaccatgttgctactatgcctggcgtcgcctgcgccaatcctaaatgcccttccacgagcatcatttctaatgttgttgttacggttgcgaGGACTCCCATTACTATCatcattcccctggttgttgaccttgatgttgtcgcgactgttgtttctgatgtcgttgcttgaaatggtgcgctacgatccttcactgacaagtccatcttgtcgcgtttccgtgccgcgtcccaaggtgtacttattgagctggccgttacgcatttccgcaccattgtcgattgtcatcgcttatggcccgactgattcgtaagagctggctcctatgagccgctgactagggttaagggttcgattggagtcaattcgctgatgctcgttgtcggtgactagggtcgttcaaatgctgaagccagtaaggtactacgtctaccctcttgactgagtactacacggtatgttgagatagtgttgcagaagtgatcgcacttcgggatttaagacGTCAACACGTTACGTTCCAGCAAGTGAAGAAAGGTGAGAaggatatagaccaatcattgtcgttTCAACACCCATCCCGGGGATgctcgtacaagcacctaatgttctacacagttcgctaggcgttcatatgggtgttcaggtaatactcgatagcatcgaggttcgaaaggggtgcagtgagaagtgaaaagatcgtgttcgagtaggagacaatcactgctacggttcctatggactgttgtgtttctcatcatacagataacgaaacggaacccctttttcacttgttaagcctcactgggacttacatccaccccactatattattatgtgtgcacccacaataatattgtgatttgcatgttcatctcagctcctcttaactcatgtcaaatggttccccacactcgagtagattTCAAAGAGTATTAAGTAGTGTAAGTCACggaggtttagggaattaccaccctatcaatcACATGATACGAGAAAGTGTTCAGGAATTCATATTGGTGtgctaacgtgcaatcacatgcaatatcgtatgtgggcgttcactagttaggcatactagtacgtatagcgaaacaggaaacataaagtaagcaaacaagtaaacactggtccgagctatgaggttaaaagtgttgagccttgtacttggagtgtagtgtcgtcacgagtcacgggttatagtctggttttctccaaaaagattttcccctttttaaaaccaagttcactataaccaatggctctgataccaatctgtcacaaccccaaaatccacctgcggataacacccgcttcgagggcgtgactgaccaggatccagccaccaattatactgagcatttaagaaatatttaatatccgtaGTAATTAGCAATATCAGAGTTTAggttcggtaattagtttaacaaaacagcggaagcataaaccaaaatagttttaaagacagttcgttgttcaaaacagttatcccaacacacgggtttgacgaacactacacatccccaagcagcagctcctgaatcattggttacctgcaaagcatgcagtaaggggtcaacaataatgctgagtgagttcactagttgtccagttttaattaccaaaaacttgtttcaccggttaatttatccgtttatacatgccctggggagctaccccaaaagttagcgactaaactgttttttttttttttttccaataccgaacactaggtaaccgttgcgtatccgcaggatgccccgatgtcaatgttctatcatcattgacggatttctgagtctattagttcacgcccgtcccaaaccagggcacggtgtgaggctggtaaacacctaaatagcgctatcaactaataacccgttcgcctaacccggcgactaatcggtatttgtagtagggacttgagtgatagagtttcgtttagtgccgttagttgcaatccgtataaacagtaattaaccaaaaggtttcccaatacccgggaaggaaaagtaagttgtgttcccaataaccagggaaagtatgtaaatggtatccccttttaccaggggataggattgtccaaaaggtttcccaataccagggaaggaaaagtaagttttgttcccaataaccagggaaagtatgtaaatggtatccccttttaccaggggatagggttgttagtctcgtgtcccaaaccaccgggacgcatgcttttaagttgtgaactcaccttgggttgctcggtaggtttaggttactcggtcaaacacgctggtcaccatgtcctaacatggttaccggtataggtcagatacaagtattcacgtaaaacacatactggcacgtaacatgcatacaagtaaacagtcatggggttattgggccggcctaaacaattaagcagtcaacagtaacacataacccagtcaacagatagcccataacacataatggcccaataaccaaagtggacagcccactcgcaaccagctggtctcgagtcgcaaccaggtggtttcgggttgtcatgctatggttgcgagtcgcaacggtgtggttgcgagtcgtaagctgtccctttcacgtacacgtgatgatgcagatctAACAGTCCAATATGTACTATgcaatcagacccagattaggaaacagccaataaggttccactaacatttttcctaaactgaccagcaatgaaaatagatcaaactttgccatttttacatcttcaagtcatattcaaacaagttcatcttatgttcatcattttctagggttttcatatcaacataatcatatatttatgaaccaaaatcacatgttttagcaagatcaacatgcaaaacatacattatatatccgaatcttaagtttaacatcattatttgcaaggaataaagaagcatagtatggttagtcataatcattcttgaactaccatttgttagtcatttaaacatgttatcaagctttgttcacaagggttttcacatatagtcaagttccacaaatcatcctaaaaattatacaaaaactactacccaagcatttctagttcatataacaaacataaatctcatgcacatagtaacaacactaaccggttgtgaagaaggaggatgagccgaaagaaaggaagaaaatgagagaaggtgaagtgtccgagttagtggtcttgaccgagtccttgtccgggatccttgcttgaaccgaaaattgaaagggattggggtgtgttgttgagggtttctagttgagagaaaaatagtagaagtgtgtttgtgtgttgtgtatgaaatgagggaaagtggggaaagatggggtatatataccaagggatgtttcgggttgggcttggggtttcggcccaaaccggttacggcccaaaggcccactcgcaaccgcccggttgcgagtcatggtcacaaatcactcgagacctcatggtctcgagtcgggttccttgttctcgggttgggttttcggctcacatataacacatacatatatacataccaatgcacacataacaaagcacatatcacataaagattcacgttatcattaagtttagtcagtcactagtcacataatgtacaaACAAGTTATATCACGACACAACGAAAAGTTCTAgttttcgggttgtcacatttatACGATCTTCTGGTATCTCCCATTCAGATTTATGAGGAAGAGGATTAATCGCTTCCTCGTATGTTTTTTTATACACTTCATTGGAATAACATCGGAAAGCATAATGACTGCAGTCAGTTTCACCTAAGAATTTGGATACAGCAATCACGTGCCCACAGGGTAGTCCAGAAACTTGCCAAACACGGCAACTACATGTTCGATCGTAAAAATTTACAAAACCACGTTTTTTCCTGTCGTCAACATCAAAAGTGTTCAACCCTACACCAGCGGCAGTCCAAGTTCTAGACCCATCAATTTTCTTTGCAATTTTTTTTTGAGCCCACTGGGTAAGCTCATGTCTTTCCTTAATTCCCTCCAGCCGACGATCATAGAACCATTTTTGAACAGATTGACGGAAAAATTCAATAAGTTGGGTTACTGGCAATTTACGATAGTCTTTAGACAAAGCGTTAATTGACTCTGCACTGTTAGATGTCATATAATGATATCGATTGCCGGGACAATGCGCTCTTGCCCACCGTCCAAACCCGATACTTATTAAAGTGTTCCGTATTCTAGGAACTGCAAGACATAGAGTGTGGAAAGACTCATTAAAATCAGACAACCGGTAAGATTTACAGGTCTTCCACCAGAGGCTCTCGTATTCCTTTTTTTTATTCGACGGTAAACTTAAGTTCACCATTAAATGTCGACAGCAGAGACCATGATAAGCGTGTGGAAACACGTTGCTTACAGCTAAATGTATTGAATTGGCCCTATCCGATATGATCGCCATATCTGGAATTTCACCAACACAACCTTTAAGCTTTGAGAGGAACCATGTCCAAGAAGCACCATCCTCTGATTTGCCTATTCCATAGGCAATTGGTAAAATCTGGTTATTTCCGTCCATGCCAACTGCTAAAAACAATGTTCCTTTAAATTCACCCTTCAAATGGGCAGCGTCTATAATAATAACAGGTCTTAAATTACGCATAAAACTACGAACCTGAAAAAAAATCAGTGAATGACCATCATATtttaagataaaaaaaatattattaaggTCCATGCCGACTTACCGCTGCACCAATAGCCACAAATACCATTTCAAATCGACTCTCGTCGTCAACCCAAATGTGAGTCACGGTTCCCGGATTCGCCCGCTCCAAATTGTAACAATAGATTGGGAGTTCGGCAAAAGAATCTCTGCTTGTACCTTGCAAGAGTTCTAAAGCATGACATTTTCCACGCCATGCTTGCATGTAACTAATATCAATTCCTAAATTTTGTTTAAAATCGGACTTTATCTCGTTTCCGCGATAAATTCGACCACCGTCTTTTAATTGAGGCACTAAATAATGACCCACAACTTGGGGGTTTGCCTGACGAAAATGTGGGTGTGTGAGCGTCTTTGAACAAGTGTGTTTATCGTTAAAATATTTAACGTAAAATGCGCTATCACCAGCAAAGCTGTATGCCCTAAAACGCCACTCACAACCATCAACACAACATGACACTTCGTACCGTGATTTAGACGATCTATCAACTTTAAACTCAAATCGTTCTATCAAACATTTTTTACCCAATTCAAGTTTCATTTCCTCTTTGCTATTAAAAATGTGGCCTGGCTCAAACGCAATAGAAGATATGCCTTGGGTATTACTCGGTAAATATAATTGGGTACAGTTTTCATTAATTTTTTTATCACTATCATCAAAAGATAAATTCAAATCAGGAACTTTGAAATTGTTTAAAAATGCGCAATCAGAAGACTCAACACCGGGTTCTTGAATGACATATAACTGAAATAATTCAAATGGTTTACTAT
This genomic interval carries:
- the LOC118485881 gene encoding uncharacterized protein LOC118485881; the encoded protein is MGVKCVIYIGGKWEVVNGNIEYVAGHDCITRRGLEVETTFYYITFLSYIRKMCDIQNISRISYRMSSFTDPIDIMNDNDVVFFFNLANSKPFELFQLYVIQEPGVESSDCAFLNNFKVPDLNLSFDDSDKKINENCTQLYLPSNTQGISSIAFEPGHIFNSKEEMKLELGKKCLIERFEFKVDRSSKSRYEVSCCVDGCEWRFRAYSFAGDSAFYVKYFNDKHTCSKTLTHPHFRQANPQVVGHYLVPQLKDGGRIYRGNEIKSDFKQNLGIDISYMQAWRGKCHALELLQGTSRDSFAELPIYCYNLERANPGTVTHIWVDDESRFEMVFVAIGAAVRSFMRNLRPVIIIDAAHLKGEFKGTLFLAVGMDGNNQILPIAYGIGKSEDGASWTWFLSKLKGCVGEIPDMAIISDRANSIHLAVSNVFPHAYHGLCCRHLMVNLSLPSNKKKEYESLWWKTCKSYRLSDFNESFHTLCLAVPRIRNTLISIGFGRWARAHCPGNRYHYMTSNSAESINALSKDYRKLPVTQLIEFFRQSVQKWFYDRRLEGIKERHELTQWAQKKIAKKIDGSRTWTAAGVGLNTFDVDDRKKRGFVNFYDRTCSCRVWQVSGLPCGHVIAVSKFLGETDCSHYAFRCYSNEVYKKTYEEAINPLPHKSEWEIPEDRINVTTRKLELFVVS